In Pseudomonas asiatica, the following are encoded in one genomic region:
- a CDS encoding TolC family protein: MPIPRKTALLCLLLAGAGTAQASQSLSLPQALDAAFAQNPELAAAGREIGIADGERRQAGLIPNPELSWEVEDTRRDTSTTTVTLSQPLELGGKRGARIAVAGAGQAIALLDLERQRNGLRADVIQAFHAALRAQTALDLAQQSQALTERGLRVVQGRVTAGQSSPVEATRAQVQLAQAQAEVRRAQTQRSVAYQALARLTGSPLASFDQLQAANLSPGDAPSADALLDQVEQTAEWRLAAAQVERGEASLGSEKALRIPNLTVSLGSQYSREDRERVNVVGLSMPLPLFDRNQGNVLAAARRADQARDLRNAVELRLRSETRSAVSQWTTAMQEVQAYDRTILPSAQQAVDTATRGFEMGKFAFLDVLDAQRTLIEARGLYLEALASATDARAQVERIYGDLDELSNKLNSRSNND; encoded by the coding sequence GTGCCCATCCCCCGCAAGACCGCCTTGCTCTGCCTGTTGCTGGCTGGCGCCGGCACTGCCCAGGCCAGCCAGAGCCTGAGCCTGCCCCAGGCGCTAGACGCCGCCTTTGCTCAGAACCCGGAGCTGGCCGCAGCCGGACGGGAAATCGGCATTGCCGATGGCGAACGGCGCCAGGCCGGGCTGATCCCCAACCCGGAGCTGTCCTGGGAGGTCGAGGACACCCGCCGTGACACCAGCACCACCACTGTCACCCTCAGCCAACCGCTGGAGTTGGGCGGCAAGCGCGGCGCACGCATCGCCGTGGCCGGTGCTGGCCAGGCCATTGCCCTGCTGGACCTGGAACGCCAGCGCAACGGCCTGCGCGCCGATGTGATACAGGCCTTCCACGCGGCCCTGCGCGCACAGACCGCGCTGGATTTGGCGCAGCAATCGCAGGCGTTGACCGAGCGTGGGCTGCGAGTGGTGCAGGGGCGGGTGACCGCTGGCCAGTCATCGCCCGTCGAGGCCACCCGGGCCCAGGTGCAGTTGGCCCAGGCCCAGGCTGAAGTGCGCCGTGCGCAAACCCAGCGCAGTGTGGCCTACCAGGCCCTGGCACGGTTGACCGGCAGCCCGCTGGCAAGCTTCGACCAGTTGCAGGCAGCCAACCTGTCCCCCGGTGATGCACCCAGCGCCGATGCTCTGCTCGACCAGGTCGAGCAAACGGCCGAATGGCGCCTGGCCGCCGCCCAGGTCGAGCGCGGCGAAGCGTCCCTGGGATCGGAAAAGGCCCTGCGTATTCCCAACCTCACCGTCAGCCTTGGCAGCCAATACAGCCGCGAAGACCGCGAGCGGGTCAATGTGGTGGGCCTGTCGATGCCCTTGCCGCTGTTCGACCGCAACCAGGGCAACGTGCTGGCCGCGGCCCGCCGTGCCGACCAGGCGCGTGACCTGCGCAACGCCGTGGAGCTGCGCCTGCGCAGTGAAACCCGCAGCGCCGTCAGCCAGTGGACCACGGCCATGCAGGAAGTGCAGGCCTATGACCGCACCATCCTGCCTTCTGCCCAGCAGGCCGTGGACACCGCCACACGCGGTTTCGAAATGGGCAAGTTCGCCTTTCTCGATGTACTCGACGCCCAGCGCACGCTGATCGAGGCACGCGGGCTGTACCTCGAGGCGCTGGCCTCGGCGACCGACGCGCGGGCACAGGTCGAGCGGATCTATGGCGACCTCGATGAGCTGAGCAACAAATTGAACAGCAGGAGCAACAATGACTAA
- a CDS encoding efflux RND transporter periplasmic adaptor subunit, which translates to MTNPRKIALLAAAIAALGLGGLAWTGNLGNASSTEARHDDHGEDSHGHGEEQAGEGHEEEAGKLHLSIAQIEAAGVQLADAGPRELGTAISFPGEIRFDEDRTAHVVPRVPGVVESVQAELGQAVKRGQVLAVIASQQISDLRSEQQAAQRRLELARLTFQREQQLWQERISAEQDYLQARQALQEAEIALANARQKVAAVGPAGAGNRYELRAPFDAVVVEKHLTVGEVVDETSNAFTLSDLSRVWATFAVAPRDLDKVTTGRNVTVSAPDLGARVEGKVNYVGSLLGEQNRAATVRATLANPNGAWRPGLFVNVAVSVERFNAAVVVPESALQSWEEQTVVFARTEEGFEARPVKAGRRDAGLVEITTGLAAGTQVAAAGSFVLKSELGKGSAEHSH; encoded by the coding sequence ATGACTAATCCACGCAAGATAGCCCTTCTGGCTGCCGCCATTGCCGCGCTTGGCCTGGGTGGCCTGGCCTGGACCGGCAACCTCGGCAACGCATCAAGCACTGAAGCCCGGCACGACGACCACGGCGAAGACAGCCACGGCCACGGCGAGGAACAGGCCGGCGAAGGTCACGAAGAAGAGGCGGGCAAGCTGCACCTGTCCATCGCCCAGATCGAAGCTGCCGGTGTGCAACTGGCCGATGCCGGCCCTCGTGAACTGGGCACCGCCATCAGCTTCCCGGGTGAAATCCGCTTCGACGAGGATCGCACTGCCCACGTCGTGCCACGTGTGCCCGGTGTGGTCGAGTCGGTGCAAGCCGAACTGGGCCAGGCGGTCAAGCGTGGTCAGGTGCTGGCGGTAATTGCCAGCCAGCAGATTTCCGACCTGCGCAGCGAACAACAGGCTGCCCAGCGCCGCCTGGAACTGGCGCGCCTGACCTTCCAGCGCGAACAGCAGCTGTGGCAGGAGCGGATCAGCGCCGAGCAGGATTACCTGCAGGCCCGTCAGGCGTTGCAGGAAGCAGAGATTGCCTTGGCCAACGCCCGGCAGAAGGTCGCCGCCGTGGGCCCGGCCGGTGCCGGCAACCGCTATGAACTGCGCGCGCCGTTCGATGCAGTGGTGGTGGAAAAGCACCTGACCGTGGGTGAGGTGGTCGATGAGACCAGCAATGCCTTCACCCTGTCTGACCTGAGCCGGGTCTGGGCCACCTTCGCCGTCGCCCCGCGCGACCTGGACAAGGTGACCACCGGCCGCAATGTCACGGTCAGCGCGCCGGACCTGGGTGCCCGGGTCGAGGGCAAGGTCAACTACGTCGGCAGCCTGCTCGGCGAGCAGAACCGTGCCGCCACTGTCCGCGCCACGCTGGCCAACCCCAACGGCGCCTGGCGCCCTGGGTTGTTCGTCAACGTCGCGGTCAGCGTCGAACGCTTCAACGCCGCCGTGGTGGTACCGGAAAGCGCATTGCAATCCTGGGAAGAGCAGACCGTGGTGTTTGCCCGTACCGAGGAAGGCTTCGAGGCCCGCCCGGTGAAGGCCGGCCGCCGCGACGCCGGCCTGGTGGAAATCACCACCGGCCTTGCCGCCGGAACCCAGGTGGCCGCTGCCGGCAGCTTTGTCCTCAAGTCCGAGCTGGGCAAGGGCTCGGCCGAGCACAGCCATTGA
- a CDS encoding efflux RND transporter permease subunit — protein MFERLIQFAIEQRLVVMLAVVLMAAVGIHSYQKLPIDAVPDITNVQVQINTAAPGYSPLETEQRITFAIETAMAGLPGLKQTRSLSRSGLSQVTVIFDDGTDLFFARQLVNERLQVAREQLPAGIEAGMGPISTGLGEIFLWTVEAEQGALKEDGTPYTPTDLRVIQDWIIKPQLRNVPGVAEVNSIGGHAKQYLIAPEPKRLAAYKLTLNDLIAALERNNANVGAGYIERNGEQLLIRAPGQVASAEDIANIVISSVDGTPIRVSHVAQVGLGEELRSGAATENGREVVLGTVFMLIGENSRTVAQAVAAKLVEINRNLPKGVVAVTVYDRTNLVEKAIATVKKNLVEGAILVIAVLFLFLGNIRAALITAMVIPLSMLFTFTGMFSNKVSANLMSLGALDFGIIVDGAVVIVENAIRRLAHAQQRHGRMLTRTERFHEVFAAAREARRPLIYGQLIIMVVYLPIFALTGVEGKMFHPMAFTVVIALLGAMILSVTFVPAAIALFVTGKVKEEEGLVMRTARQRYAPVLAWVLGRRKLAFAAAATLVLLSGVMASRMGSEFIPSLSEGDFALQALRVPGTSLSQSVDMQQRLEQAIIAQVPEVERVFARTGTAEIASDPMPPNISDAYVMLRPREQWGDPGKPRDELIAEVQRASASVPGSNHELSQPIQLRFNELISGVRSDVAVKLFGDDMDVLNRTAAQIASSLQGVPGASEVKVEQTTGLPVLTIDIDRDKAARHGLNVGDVQDAIAIAVGGRTAGTLYEGDRRFDMVVRLSETLRTDVDGLASLLIPVPASAAAGAGQIGFIPLSQVATLNLQLGPNQVSREDGKRVVVVSANVRGRDLGSFVEEAEQTLIQQVQIPPGYWTRWGGQFEQLQSAAERLQVVVPVALLLVMALLLMMFNNLRDGLLVFTGIPFALTGGVLALWLRDIPLSISAGVGFIALSGVAVLNGLVMIAFIRSLREEGRTLRAAVEEGALTRLRPVLMTALVASLGFIPMALATGTGAEVQRPLATVVIGGILSSTALTLLVLPALYQWAYRREEVQEG, from the coding sequence ATGTTCGAACGCCTGATCCAATTCGCCATCGAGCAACGCCTGGTGGTGATGCTGGCCGTGGTCCTGATGGCCGCGGTGGGTATCCACAGCTACCAGAAACTGCCGATCGACGCTGTACCGGACATCACCAACGTCCAGGTGCAGATCAATACCGCCGCACCTGGCTATTCGCCGCTGGAGACCGAGCAGCGCATCACCTTCGCCATCGAGACCGCCATGGCCGGCCTGCCCGGGCTCAAGCAGACCCGCTCGCTGTCGCGCTCGGGCCTGTCGCAGGTCACGGTCATTTTCGACGACGGCACCGACCTGTTCTTCGCCCGCCAACTGGTCAACGAGCGCCTGCAAGTGGCGCGTGAGCAGTTGCCCGCCGGCATCGAAGCGGGCATGGGGCCGATTTCCACCGGGCTAGGTGAAATCTTCCTGTGGACGGTGGAAGCCGAGCAGGGCGCGCTGAAGGAAGACGGCACACCCTACACCCCGACCGACTTGCGGGTAATCCAGGACTGGATCATCAAGCCGCAGTTGCGCAACGTGCCCGGGGTGGCCGAGGTCAACAGCATCGGTGGCCATGCCAAGCAGTACCTGATTGCGCCGGAGCCCAAGCGCCTGGCGGCCTACAAACTCACCCTCAACGACCTGATCGCGGCGCTGGAACGCAACAACGCCAACGTCGGCGCCGGCTACATCGAGCGCAATGGCGAGCAGTTGCTGATTCGCGCGCCAGGCCAGGTGGCGTCGGCCGAGGACATCGCCAATATCGTCATCTCCAGTGTCGATGGCACGCCAATCCGCGTCAGCCATGTTGCCCAGGTCGGCCTGGGCGAAGAGCTGCGCTCGGGCGCGGCCACCGAAAACGGCCGGGAAGTGGTGCTGGGCACGGTGTTCATGCTGATTGGCGAGAACAGCCGCACGGTGGCCCAGGCGGTCGCCGCCAAGCTGGTGGAGATCAACCGCAACCTGCCCAAGGGCGTGGTCGCGGTGACGGTGTACGACCGCACCAACCTTGTGGAAAAAGCCATCGCCACGGTGAAGAAGAACCTGGTCGAGGGCGCCATCCTGGTCATCGCCGTGTTGTTCCTGTTCCTGGGCAACATCCGCGCTGCATTGATCACCGCCATGGTCATTCCGTTGTCGATGCTGTTTACCTTCACCGGCATGTTCAGCAACAAGGTCAGCGCCAACCTGATGAGCCTGGGCGCCCTGGACTTCGGCATCATCGTCGACGGCGCGGTGGTGATCGTGGAGAATGCCATCCGCCGCCTGGCCCACGCCCAGCAACGCCATGGCCGCATGCTGACCCGCACCGAGCGCTTCCATGAAGTGTTCGCTGCCGCCCGTGAGGCGCGCCGGCCGCTGATCTACGGCCAGCTGATCATCATGGTGGTGTACCTGCCGATCTTTGCCCTGACCGGGGTGGAGGGCAAGATGTTCCACCCTATGGCCTTTACCGTGGTCATCGCCCTGCTTGGTGCCATGATCCTCTCGGTCACCTTCGTGCCGGCGGCCATTGCCCTGTTCGTCACCGGCAAGGTCAAGGAAGAGGAGGGCCTGGTAATGCGCACGGCGCGTCAGCGCTATGCCCCGGTGCTGGCCTGGGTGCTGGGCCGGCGCAAGCTGGCATTCGCTGCCGCCGCTACCTTGGTGTTGTTGTCCGGGGTGATGGCCAGCCGCATGGGCAGCGAGTTCATCCCCAGCCTCAGCGAAGGCGACTTTGCCCTGCAGGCCCTGCGCGTGCCGGGCACCAGCCTGTCGCAGTCGGTCGACATGCAGCAGCGCCTGGAACAGGCGATCATCGCCCAGGTGCCGGAAGTGGAACGGGTGTTCGCCCGCACCGGCACCGCCGAGATCGCCTCCGACCCGATGCCGCCGAACATTTCCGACGCCTATGTGATGCTGCGTCCGCGTGAGCAATGGGGCGACCCGGGCAAGCCGCGTGATGAGCTGATCGCCGAGGTACAACGCGCCTCCGCCAGCGTGCCGGGCAGCAACCACGAGCTGTCGCAGCCGATCCAGCTGCGCTTCAACGAGCTGATTTCCGGGGTGCGCAGCGATGTGGCGGTGAAGCTGTTTGGTGATGACATGGACGTGCTTAACCGCACCGCAGCGCAGATCGCCAGCAGCCTGCAAGGCGTGCCGGGCGCGTCCGAGGTAAAGGTCGAGCAGACTACCGGCCTGCCGGTGCTGACCATCGATATCGACCGCGACAAGGCGGCCCGCCATGGCCTGAACGTGGGCGATGTGCAGGACGCCATTGCCATTGCCGTGGGTGGCCGCACCGCCGGTACGCTGTACGAAGGTGACCGCCGTTTCGACATGGTGGTGCGCCTTTCGGAAACCCTGCGCACCGATGTCGACGGGCTGGCCAGCCTGCTGATTCCGGTGCCGGCCAGTGCTGCTGCGGGTGCCGGGCAAATCGGCTTCATTCCGCTGTCGCAGGTAGCCACGCTGAACCTGCAGCTGGGGCCGAATCAGGTCAGCCGCGAGGATGGCAAGCGGGTGGTGGTGGTCAGTGCCAACGTGCGCGGGCGTGACCTGGGCTCGTTCGTCGAGGAGGCAGAACAGACGCTGATCCAGCAGGTGCAGATACCGCCGGGTTACTGGACCCGCTGGGGCGGCCAGTTCGAGCAGCTGCAGTCGGCGGCCGAGCGCCTGCAGGTGGTGGTGCCGGTGGCCTTGCTGTTGGTCATGGCGCTGTTGCTGATGATGTTCAACAACCTCAGGGATGGCCTGCTGGTGTTCACCGGCATCCCGTTCGCCCTTACCGGCGGGGTGCTGGCGCTGTGGTTGCGCGACATTCCGTTGTCCATATCCGCTGGCGTGGGGTTCATTGCCTTGTCGGGGGTGGCGGTGCTCAACGGGCTGGTGATGATCGCCTTTATCCGTAGCTTGCGGGAGGAGGGGCGCACGCTGCGGGCAGCGGTCGAGGAGGGCGCGCTGACGCGCTTGCGGCCGGTGCTGATGACGGCACTGGTGGCGTCGCTGGGGTTCATCCCGATGGCCTTGGCTACCGGGACCGGGGCCGAGGTGCAAAGGCCGCTGGCGACCGTTGTGATTGGCGGGATTCTGTCGTCCACCGCACTGACCTTGCTGGTGTTGCCTGCGTTGTATCAGTGGGCGTATCGGCGGGAAGAGGTGCAGGAGGGGTGA
- a CDS encoding MFS transporter has product MPTPHEVSPATLRRVIAASAIGNFVEWFDFAVYGFLATLIASQFFASEDASVALLKTFAVFAVAFALRPLGGIVFGALGDRLGRKRILSLTILLMAGSTTLIGLLPTYASIGLAAPALLTLARCLQGFSAGGEYAGACAYLMEHAPNDKRAFYGSFVPVSTFSAFACAAVIAYGLEASLSAEAMNAWGWRVPFLIAAPLGLVGLYLRWRMEETPAFREAIAQGKEHEHSPLKETLRNHGRAIRNLGAFISLTALSFYMFTTYFATYLQLVGNLTRAQSLLVTTVALLFAAVGCPLAGAFSDRVGRRKTIGFTCLWVMLCVFPAYWLASSGSMPGALLGVILLAVGALCSGVVTAALLSESFPTRTRYTASAITYNVAYTLFGGTAPLVATWLIGQTGSSLAPAFYLVVIALVALVGGLALPETSRISLHDEAGGDGARAGARRTV; this is encoded by the coding sequence ATGCCCACACCTCACGAGGTATCCCCCGCCACCCTGCGCCGGGTGATCGCCGCCTCGGCCATCGGCAATTTCGTCGAATGGTTCGACTTCGCCGTCTACGGCTTTCTCGCAACCCTGATCGCCAGCCAGTTCTTCGCCAGCGAAGACGCCAGCGTGGCCTTGCTGAAGACCTTTGCGGTGTTCGCCGTGGCCTTCGCCCTGCGCCCGCTGGGCGGCATCGTGTTCGGCGCGCTGGGTGACCGCCTGGGGCGCAAGCGCATCCTGTCGCTGACCATCCTGCTGATGGCCGGCTCCACTACCCTCATCGGCTTGCTGCCGACCTACGCCAGCATCGGCCTGGCAGCCCCCGCGCTGCTGACCCTGGCGCGCTGCCTGCAGGGCTTTTCTGCCGGTGGCGAGTATGCCGGGGCCTGCGCCTACCTGATGGAGCACGCGCCCAACGACAAGCGCGCCTTCTATGGCAGCTTCGTGCCGGTGTCGACCTTTTCCGCCTTTGCCTGCGCGGCGGTGATCGCTTATGGCCTGGAAGCCAGCCTGTCGGCCGAGGCGATGAATGCATGGGGTTGGCGCGTTCCGTTCCTGATCGCCGCGCCGTTGGGGCTGGTCGGCCTGTACCTGCGCTGGCGCATGGAAGAAACACCGGCGTTCCGCGAAGCCATCGCCCAAGGCAAGGAGCATGAACATTCGCCGCTCAAGGAAACCCTGCGCAACCATGGCCGGGCTATCCGCAACCTGGGGGCTTTCATTTCGCTGACCGCGCTGTCGTTCTACATGTTCACCACCTACTTCGCCACCTACCTGCAACTGGTCGGCAACCTGACCCGCGCGCAATCGCTGCTGGTAACCACCGTGGCCCTGCTGTTCGCCGCAGTCGGCTGCCCGCTGGCCGGAGCGTTCTCGGACCGCGTGGGGCGACGCAAGACCATCGGCTTTACCTGCCTGTGGGTGATGCTGTGCGTGTTCCCCGCGTACTGGCTGGCCAGTTCCGGCTCGATGCCCGGTGCACTGCTGGGAGTGATCCTGCTGGCGGTGGGAGCGCTGTGCAGTGGCGTGGTCACGGCGGCATTGCTGTCGGAAAGCTTCCCCACCCGCACCCGCTATACCGCTTCGGCAATTACCTACAACGTGGCCTATACGCTGTTTGGCGGCACTGCGCCGCTGGTGGCGACCTGGCTGATCGGGCAGACCGGCAGCAGCCTGGCACCGGCGTTCTACCTGGTGGTGATTGCGCTGGTGGCTTTGGTGGGTGGTTTGGCGTTGCCGGAGACTTCGCGGATTTCGTTGCATGATGAGGCTGGGGGCGACGGTGCAAGGGCTGGGGCTCGTCGTACTGTTTGA
- a CDS encoding TonB-dependent receptor produces the protein MLRKTSLVLLMGTCNLAWADAAPVELSATTIDGERDAASGVQLDEPIRTGSRLGLTARETPASVSVSDRRLIEERGAKDSQDVINAMTGVNASANPGFGGFVAYRGFTQNQVTQLYNGINLGYSSATRPVDAWVLDRVELIGGPSSFLHGAGAVGGSINYITKLASRDQQTIDGRIRHGSFDDSEVAFGINQALASNPADARHFMRLDFSRGQGNGYIDRNERHTDSLAFSLLSDLTPNLTHTLALEYQEDREDSPYWGSPILPGRSTMKIDNSRRFENYNVGDGRYEQRVRWLRSILDYQLSDSTSVQNTLYHYNAQRDYRNLERYSYTSDGKVRRSSPYLQRHDQNLLGDRIELRHDNQLFGLASQWSLGLEYSRMRQTLYPTSSSWSDVVDAEHFAPGSFDDIPGVNAGLTKQRRHEVTNRAVFAENRLQLTERLALLTALRYDYLDMQVTNYGAVTPTSPAFFERRWEPLSGRIGLTYALTPSASVYAQYSTSADLPAGSLAAATYSNVGMFDLSKGEQWEVGSKFDFLDGRGAATLALYQIVRKDFAVRDSNDANLTVQAGQQTSRGVELSGRLQVTPKLLAEANYAYVDAQYDEFNEAVNGVSVSRKGNAPVNVPANVANLWLTYSLTPAWSVGADGRYVGSVYADNANSLKAPAYTLFGAFARYRLDEHTTLTGRVRNLTDEVYAKQAYNSQYYMGPPRTFELALDMRF, from the coding sequence ATGCTTCGCAAAACCTCCCTGGTGCTCCTCATGGGCACCTGCAACCTTGCCTGGGCGGATGCTGCCCCGGTAGAACTGAGCGCCACCACCATCGACGGTGAACGCGACGCCGCCAGCGGCGTGCAACTGGACGAGCCGATCCGCACTGGCTCGCGCCTGGGCCTCACCGCGCGGGAAACGCCAGCCTCGGTCAGCGTCTCGGACCGCCGCCTGATCGAAGAGCGCGGCGCCAAGGACAGCCAGGACGTGATCAACGCCATGACCGGCGTCAACGCCTCGGCCAACCCGGGCTTTGGCGGCTTCGTCGCCTACCGCGGCTTCACCCAGAACCAGGTCACCCAGTTGTACAACGGCATAAACCTGGGCTACAGCAGCGCCACCCGGCCAGTGGATGCCTGGGTACTCGACCGCGTCGAATTGATTGGCGGGCCGTCGTCGTTCCTGCATGGTGCCGGCGCGGTCGGCGGCTCGATCAACTACATCACCAAGTTGGCCAGCCGCGATCAGCAGACCATCGACGGCCGTATCCGCCATGGCAGCTTCGACGACAGCGAAGTGGCGTTCGGCATCAACCAGGCTCTGGCCAGCAACCCCGCCGATGCCCGCCACTTCATGCGCCTGGACTTCAGCCGCGGGCAGGGCAACGGCTACATCGACCGCAACGAACGGCACACAGACAGCCTGGCTTTTTCGTTGCTGAGCGACCTCACGCCCAACCTCACCCACACCCTGGCGCTGGAATACCAGGAAGACCGCGAAGACAGCCCTTACTGGGGCTCGCCGATCCTGCCCGGGCGCAGCACGATGAAGATCGACAACAGCCGCCGCTTCGAAAACTACAACGTCGGCGACGGGCGCTATGAGCAGCGGGTACGCTGGCTACGCTCGATCCTCGACTACCAGCTCAGCGACAGCACCAGCGTGCAGAACACGCTGTACCACTACAACGCCCAGCGCGACTACCGCAACCTCGAACGCTACAGCTACACCAGCGATGGCAAGGTACGACGCAGCAGCCCTTACCTGCAGCGCCACGACCAGAACCTGCTGGGTGACCGCATCGAGCTGCGCCACGACAACCAGTTGTTCGGCCTGGCCAGCCAGTGGTCGCTGGGGCTGGAGTACTCGCGCATGCGCCAGACCCTCTACCCCACCTCAAGCAGCTGGAGCGACGTGGTCGATGCCGAGCACTTCGCCCCCGGCAGCTTCGACGACATCCCCGGGGTGAATGCCGGCCTGACCAAGCAACGCCGTCATGAGGTGACCAACCGCGCGGTGTTTGCCGAAAACCGCCTGCAACTCACCGAACGCCTGGCCCTGCTGACCGCCCTGCGCTACGACTACCTGGACATGCAGGTGACCAACTACGGCGCGGTGACGCCAACCTCGCCGGCGTTCTTCGAACGCCGCTGGGAACCGCTTTCCGGGCGTATCGGCCTGACGTATGCGCTGACCCCGTCCGCCAGCGTCTATGCGCAGTACAGTACCTCTGCCGACCTGCCGGCAGGCTCGCTGGCGGCGGCGACCTATTCCAACGTCGGGATGTTCGACCTGTCCAAGGGCGAGCAGTGGGAAGTGGGCAGCAAGTTCGACTTTCTCGACGGGCGCGGTGCGGCCACGCTGGCGCTGTACCAGATCGTGCGCAAGGACTTTGCCGTGCGCGACTCCAACGACGCCAACCTCACGGTCCAGGCAGGGCAGCAGACCTCCCGCGGCGTCGAGCTGTCCGGGCGCCTGCAGGTGACGCCGAAGCTGCTGGCCGAGGCCAACTATGCCTATGTCGATGCGCAGTACGACGAGTTCAACGAGGCGGTCAACGGCGTGTCGGTGTCGCGCAAGGGCAACGCACCGGTGAACGTACCGGCCAACGTCGCCAACCTGTGGCTTACCTACAGCCTGACCCCGGCGTGGTCGGTGGGGGCAGACGGGCGCTACGTGGGCTCGGTGTATGCCGACAACGCCAACAGCCTCAAGGCCCCGGCGTACACCCTGTTCGGTGCGTTCGCCCGCTACCGGCTGGATGAACACACCACGCTCACCGGTCGGGTACGCAACCTGACCGACGAGGTGTATGCCAAGCAGGCCTACAACAGCCAGTACTACATGGGGCCGCCGCGCACCTTCGAACTGGCGCTGGACATGCGCTTCTGA
- a CDS encoding DUF2946 family protein — translation MKTTRHTRTLTAWTLYASVLFSLVLCGLHHGQMGGLRLAGLEGGFCSINSEHGVAIDLEGAGGDQHMAQLDCPVCSSFGLAVPLSSSGWSFTPAQAVATSPIVVRSWAQPPPRYQRPALNPRASPATFPAAVPHFA, via the coding sequence ATGAAAACCACCCGGCACACCCGCACGCTGACCGCCTGGACGCTCTACGCCAGCGTCCTGTTCAGCCTGGTTCTGTGTGGCCTGCACCATGGCCAGATGGGTGGCCTGCGCCTGGCCGGCCTGGAAGGCGGTTTCTGCTCGATCAACAGCGAACACGGCGTAGCCATCGACCTGGAAGGCGCTGGCGGCGACCAGCACATGGCCCAGCTCGATTGCCCGGTGTGCTCCTCGTTCGGCCTGGCCGTGCCGCTCAGCAGCAGCGGCTGGTCGTTCACCCCGGCGCAAGCCGTGGCCACCTCGCCCATCGTGGTGCGCAGCTGGGCGCAACCGCCGCCGCGTTATCAGCGCCCCGCCCTCAACCCCCGCGCCTCCCCTGCCACCTTCCCCGCAGCCGTACCTCATTTCGCCTGA
- a CDS encoding ParA family protein, which translates to MRRVVFNQKGGVGKSSIACNLAAASAAEGYRTLLVDLDPQANATYYLTGLVNDAIPSGIADFFRQTLSPVTAAGKKHRVAITETRYRNLHLVTASPDLSDLQGKLDRKFKINKLRKLLVELGEDYERIYIDTPPALNFYTFSALVAAERLLIPFDCDSFSRQALRNVMAEVEELRQDHNPALLVEGVVVNQFAGRTALHQTLVEQLRSEGMPVLPVYLSHSIKMRESHHASVPLVHLAPRHKLALEFVDLLDVLERAA; encoded by the coding sequence ATGCGTCGTGTGGTTTTCAATCAGAAAGGTGGCGTCGGCAAGTCCAGCATCGCCTGCAACCTGGCCGCAGCCAGTGCCGCCGAAGGCTATCGGACCTTGCTGGTTGACCTCGACCCGCAGGCGAATGCCACCTACTACCTGACCGGGCTGGTCAATGACGCCATTCCTTCCGGCATCGCCGATTTCTTCCGCCAGACCTTGTCGCCGGTCACCGCTGCCGGCAAGAAGCACCGGGTGGCGATCACCGAGACCCGCTACCGCAACCTGCACCTGGTCACCGCCAGCCCCGACCTCAGCGACCTGCAAGGCAAGCTGGATCGCAAGTTCAAGATCAATAAGCTGCGCAAGCTGCTGGTGGAGCTGGGCGAGGACTACGAGCGGATCTACATCGACACACCACCGGCGCTCAACTTCTATACCTTCAGCGCGCTGGTAGCGGCCGAGCGGCTGTTGATTCCGTTCGACTGCGACAGTTTCTCGCGCCAGGCCCTGCGCAACGTCATGGCCGAGGTCGAAGAACTGCGCCAGGACCACAACCCGGCGCTGCTGGTGGAAGGTGTTGTGGTCAACCAGTTCGCCGGGCGCACCGCACTGCACCAGACCCTGGTCGAGCAATTGCGCAGCGAGGGCATGCCGGTGCTGCCGGTATACCTTAGCCATTCGATCAAGATGCGTGAGTCGCACCATGCCTCGGTGCCGCTGGTGCACCTGGCGCCGCGGCACAAGTTGGCGCTGGAGTTCGTCGATTTGCTGGATGTACTGGAGCGTGCGGCCTGA